CCCGCAGGCGCGGCACGCCGGGCCGGCCTTGCTGATCGTGCACGGCCCGCACGCCTACGTCTCGCCAAGCTGGTACCCGGACAAGGAGGCGATGGCGCGGGTGCCGACCTGGAACTACGCCACCGCGCACCTGCACGGGCAGTTGCACGCCAGCGACGACGAAGCGCTGCTGGCCGATGTGGTGGCGCGGCTGAGCGAACGCCACGAGCGCGCGCTGGGCAGCGACTGGCGCTACGAGCCGGACAACGACGCGCACCGACGCCAGTTGCGCGGCATCGTCGGTTTCCGTTTCCAGGTCGAGCGGGTCGAGCTGAAGTTCAAGCTCAGCCAGAACCATCCGCCGGCGAACCAGGCTGCGGTGCGGGAGGCGTTGCAGGCCCAGGAAAACTCCGGCGCGCAAGCCGTCGCGGCGCTGATGCGCGCGCGTCGCCCGGACTGACCCCACGTCGCCACGTAGCGTGGCCGACGGGAACGCGCGTCGTCGCCGGCTACGCCGCCATGGCGCGCGTCGCCTCACCCACAACGGCTGGCCGGCCCCTGACGGTCGCGCTCGGCACGACGCGCACTGGCCCTGCCGCCTTCCAGCGGCGACAGGCCTTCGCGGATCGCATAGCGCGTCAATTGCGCGATGCTCTGCATGCCCAGCTTGAGCATGATGTGCTCGCGATGGGTGCCGATGGTCTTGACGCTGATGTGCAGGCGCGCGGCGATCTCCTTGGTCGACAGCCCCTCGGACAGCAACTGCACGATCTCGCGTTCGCGCGAGGTCAGCAGCGTGTAGGCCGAGACCGCATCGCCGGGCGGACAGCGGTACTCGCTGACCAGCGACTGCGACAGCTGAGGACTGATGTACAACTGGTCGTTGCCGACCTGCTGGATCGCGCGCAGCAATTCGTGGAAGGTGCTGTTGCGCGCCAGGTAGCCCTTGGCGCCGGCATCGATGACCGCGCGCACGTTGGCCGCGGCGTCGGAGGCGGCGATGCAGATCGCCTTGCTGCGCGGGCTGCGCTGCAGCAGCCGGCGGGTGGCCTCGAT
This genomic stretch from Xanthomonas sacchari harbors:
- a CDS encoding FMN-binding negative transcriptional regulator, yielding MHVPPAFAERDLGALDALIADNPFATLVTVADGLPCATPLPVLYRRDGERILVEGHWSRANPQARHAGPALLIVHGPHAYVSPSWYPDKEAMARVPTWNYATAHLHGQLHASDDEALLADVVARLSERHERALGSDWRYEPDNDAHRRQLRGIVGFRFQVERVELKFKLSQNHPPANQAAVREALQAQENSGAQAVAALMRARRPD
- a CDS encoding response regulator transcription factor translates to MNTRIVIAAERSIVLEGMVALLNNTSGIEVVGHAVDGLECVQLVTRRQPDVVLMDVMLPGLNGIEATRRLLQRSPRSKAICIAASDAAANVRAVIDAGAKGYLARNSTFHELLRAIQQVGNDQLYISPQLSQSLVSEYRCPPGDAVSAYTLLTSREREIVQLLSEGLSTKEIAARLHISVKTIGTHREHIMLKLGMQSIAQLTRYAIREGLSPLEGGRASARRAERDRQGPASRCG